A single genomic interval of Halorubrum aethiopicum harbors:
- the sufB gene encoding Fe-S cluster assembly protein SufB: MSSQDHLKETDTEARFEFKKEEKSAFKTEKGLTEETIRVISEDKDEPEWMLERRLRALEQFKAMPMPTDWPEAPDLSEVDIDQIVPYIRPDIDVRGGVDDWTDLPDEIKDTFDKLGIPEAEKNALSGVGAQYESEIVYQNMQERWEEKGVVFCDMDKAVQEHEELVKEYFMTKAVPPSDNKFAALHGAIWSGGSFVYVPEDTTVEMPIQAYFRMNSEGMGQFEHTLIIAEEGSEVHYIEGCSAPKYSAFNLHSGGVEVFVGEDAHVQYSTVQNWSKNTYNLNTKRAIAEKGGRMEWISGSMGSKATMLYPSTILKGRGASDNHITIAFAGEGQDIDTGAKVYHNAPETKSTIESKSISKDGGRTNYRGLVHIADGAENSSTAVECDALMFDNESTSDTMPYMEINESKVDVAHEATVGKIGDEDIFYLQSRGLDDDDAKQMIVSGFIEPITEELPIEYAVELNRLVELEMEGSLG; this comes from the coding sequence ATGAGTTCACAAGACCACCTCAAAGAGACCGACACCGAGGCCCGCTTCGAGTTCAAAAAGGAGGAGAAGTCCGCCTTCAAGACCGAGAAGGGCCTCACCGAGGAGACGATCCGCGTCATCTCGGAGGACAAGGACGAACCGGAGTGGATGCTGGAGCGCCGCCTGCGCGCGCTCGAGCAGTTCAAGGCGATGCCGATGCCGACCGACTGGCCCGAAGCGCCGGACCTCTCGGAGGTCGACATCGACCAGATCGTCCCGTACATCCGCCCCGACATCGACGTCCGCGGGGGCGTCGACGACTGGACGGACCTCCCCGACGAGATCAAGGACACCTTCGACAAGCTGGGCATCCCGGAGGCCGAGAAGAACGCGCTCTCCGGGGTCGGCGCGCAGTACGAGTCGGAGATCGTCTACCAGAACATGCAGGAGCGCTGGGAGGAGAAGGGCGTCGTCTTCTGTGACATGGACAAGGCGGTCCAGGAGCACGAGGAGCTCGTCAAGGAGTACTTCATGACGAAGGCCGTGCCGCCGAGCGACAACAAGTTCGCGGCGCTTCACGGCGCGATCTGGTCGGGCGGCTCGTTCGTGTACGTCCCCGAGGACACCACGGTCGAGATGCCGATCCAGGCGTACTTCCGGATGAACTCCGAGGGGATGGGCCAGTTCGAGCACACGCTCATCATCGCCGAGGAGGGGTCGGAGGTCCACTACATCGAGGGCTGTTCCGCGCCCAAGTACTCCGCGTTCAACCTCCACTCCGGCGGCGTCGAGGTGTTCGTCGGGGAGGACGCACACGTCCAGTACTCCACGGTACAGAACTGGTCGAAGAACACGTACAACCTGAACACCAAGCGCGCCATCGCCGAGAAGGGCGGGCGCATGGAGTGGATCTCGGGGTCGATGGGGTCGAAGGCGACGATGCTGTACCCCTCGACGATCCTGAAGGGCCGCGGCGCGTCCGACAACCACATCACCATCGCCTTCGCGGGCGAGGGCCAGGACATCGACACCGGCGCGAAGGTGTACCACAACGCGCCCGAGACCAAATCGACCATCGAGTCGAAGTCGATCTCGAAGGACGGCGGCCGCACCAACTACCGCGGGCTCGTCCACATCGCCGACGGGGCCGAGAACTCCTCGACCGCCGTCGAGTGTGACGCGCTGATGTTCGACAACGAGTCGACCTCCGACACCATGCCGTACATGGAGATCAACGAGTCGAAGGTCGACGTCGCCCACGAGGCGACCGTCGGGAAGATCGGCGACGAGGACATCTTCTACCTCCAGTCGCGCGGTCTCGACGACGACGACGCGAAACAGATGATCGTCTCGGGGTTCATCGAGCCGATCACGGAGGAGCTGCCGATCGAGTACGCCGTCGAGCTGAACCGGCTCGTCGAGCTGGAGATGGAGGGTTCGCTCGGATAA
- a CDS encoding ABC transporter ATP-binding protein, whose amino-acid sequence MATLEISDLHVRVAEEGGERILRGVDLEVESGEIHALMGPNGSGKSTLAKVIAGHPAYEVTDGSVALHLDEADLADVEADLDDDDYHWELLELEPNERAALGIFLGFQYPAEIEGVTMTNFLRQALNAKADEREELFEDEEDDEETEADDEGYDTSPMEGPADDGEIGVAEFQEILSEKMELLDMDEKFMQRYLNAGFSGGEKKQNEVLQAAMLEPAIAVLDEIDSGLDIDRLQDVSKGINALRDEQGTGILQITHYQRILDYVEPDHVHVMLDGEVAKSGGPELAEKLEDEGYDWVREDAYGTA is encoded by the coding sequence ATGGCAACTCTCGAGATCAGCGACCTACACGTGCGGGTGGCCGAAGAGGGCGGTGAACGGATCCTTCGGGGCGTCGACCTCGAGGTCGAGTCCGGGGAGATCCACGCGCTGATGGGTCCGAACGGCTCGGGCAAGTCGACGCTGGCGAAGGTCATCGCCGGACATCCCGCCTACGAGGTCACGGACGGGAGCGTGGCGCTCCACCTCGACGAGGCCGACCTGGCGGATGTCGAGGCCGACCTCGACGACGATGACTACCACTGGGAGCTGCTCGAACTCGAGCCCAACGAGCGCGCCGCGCTCGGGATCTTCCTCGGGTTCCAGTACCCCGCGGAGATCGAGGGCGTCACGATGACGAACTTCCTCCGGCAGGCGCTCAACGCGAAGGCCGACGAGCGCGAGGAGCTGTTCGAGGACGAGGAGGACGACGAGGAGACGGAGGCCGACGACGAGGGCTACGACACCTCCCCGATGGAGGGCCCCGCCGACGACGGCGAGATCGGCGTCGCCGAGTTCCAGGAGATCCTCTCCGAGAAGATGGAGCTCCTCGACATGGACGAGAAGTTCATGCAGCGGTACCTCAACGCCGGCTTCTCGGGCGGCGAGAAGAAACAGAACGAGGTGCTCCAGGCCGCGATGCTCGAGCCCGCGATCGCCGTGCTCGACGAGATCGACTCCGGGCTCGACATCGACCGCCTCCAGGACGTCTCGAAGGGGATCAACGCGCTCCGCGACGAGCAGGGCACCGGGATCCTCCAGATCACCCACTACCAGCGCATCCTCGACTACGTCGAGCCCGATCACGTCCACGTTATGTTGGACGGCGAAGTCGCGAAGAGCGGCGGCCCGGAGCTCGCCGAGAAGCTCGAGGACGAGGGGTACGACTGGGTCCGCGAGGACGCCTACGGAACCGCGTAA